Proteins encoded together in one Aeromonas encheleia window:
- a CDS encoding FAD-dependent oxidoreductase, with product MTDNNQKIAVLGAGPAGLMAAWRLRQAGFAVTLFEQEPVVGGMCATQRFTGKDGDYRFDYGGHRFITKNPELLAFIDELMGEDLLHAERKSVIRFNGRTYDYPLNLGNLLKTAPLPLMAGALKDLLLLPFAKKPADFAKASFADWIQSHFGRTLYRQFFEGYTAKLWGINPDRLSADWAGQRISLIDLKDVARRLLPRRKGNHSVRTYARKYRYPKHGFGQIFTTLGERLVAEGVELRTGASISRLTQADGRIERVEWQQEGVAQSEAFDQVISTLPLPLTCQHLGLPCELHYRALRFINMPLNQENLSDNTWQYLSDPQILATRLQEPRRRSPFMAPAGKTSVMLEVPCNPGDATWQAPLAELRGRISQDLASLGVDTDKLGEETFEARSEHAYPLMDLGYQQRRDAAIQGLMPIANLIMSGRQGTFRYIFTDTAMEMGLMAADMVIDGVDRRHAIFNHRNENTVIETQSVA from the coding sequence ATGACGGATAACAACCAGAAAATTGCAGTGTTGGGGGCCGGTCCCGCCGGTCTGATGGCCGCCTGGCGCCTGCGTCAGGCCGGCTTTGCGGTCACCCTGTTCGAGCAGGAGCCCGTGGTGGGCGGCATGTGCGCCACCCAGCGCTTCACGGGCAAGGATGGCGACTACCGCTTCGACTACGGCGGCCACCGCTTCATCACCAAGAACCCCGAGCTGCTCGCCTTCATCGACGAGCTGATGGGGGAAGATCTGCTGCACGCCGAGCGCAAGAGCGTCATCCGCTTCAATGGTCGCACCTACGACTACCCGCTCAACCTCGGCAACCTGCTCAAGACGGCGCCACTGCCGCTGATGGCGGGGGCGCTCAAGGATCTGCTGCTGTTGCCCTTCGCCAAGAAGCCGGCGGATTTTGCCAAGGCCAGCTTCGCCGACTGGATCCAGAGCCACTTCGGCCGCACCCTCTATCGCCAGTTCTTCGAGGGTTACACCGCCAAGCTGTGGGGCATCAACCCGGATCGGCTCTCCGCCGACTGGGCCGGTCAGCGCATCAGCCTCATCGACTTGAAGGACGTGGCGCGCCGCCTGCTGCCAAGGCGCAAGGGCAACCACTCGGTGCGCACCTATGCCCGCAAGTACCGCTATCCGAAACATGGTTTCGGCCAGATCTTCACCACCCTGGGGGAGCGGCTGGTGGCGGAGGGCGTCGAGCTCAGGACAGGGGCCAGCATCAGCCGGCTGACTCAAGCCGATGGCCGCATCGAGCGGGTCGAGTGGCAGCAAGAGGGCGTGGCGCAGAGTGAGGCATTCGATCAGGTGATCTCCACCCTGCCGCTGCCGCTCACCTGCCAGCATCTGGGGCTGCCCTGCGAGCTGCACTATCGCGCCCTGCGCTTTATCAACATGCCGCTCAATCAGGAGAACCTGTCGGACAACACCTGGCAGTACCTCTCCGATCCGCAGATCCTCGCCACCCGGCTGCAGGAGCCACGCCGGCGCAGCCCCTTCATGGCGCCGGCGGGCAAGACCTCGGTGATGCTGGAGGTCCCCTGCAATCCGGGGGACGCCACCTGGCAGGCACCGCTGGCGGAGCTGCGCGGCCGCATCAGCCAGGATCTGGCGAGTCTCGGGGTCGACACCGACAAGCTCGGCGAGGAGACCTTCGAGGCGCGCAGCGAACATGCCTATCCGCTGATGGATCTCGGCTATCAGCAGCGGCGCGACGCCGCCATCCAGGGCCTGATGCCCATCGCCAACCTCATCATGAGCGGGCGCCAGGGTACCTTCCGTTACATCTTCACCGACACCGCCATGGAGATGGGGCTGATGGCGGCCGACATGGTGATCGACGGGGTGGACAGACGTCACGCCATCTTCAATCATCGCAACGAAAACACCGTGATCGAAACCCAGAGCGTGGCCTGA
- a CDS encoding FTR1 family iron permease: protein MFASFLITLREGLEAFLLVGICLSYLAKLGASRYNKFIYLGVVLGLVASLAVAFLFQVVVSQFESERYNHLLMAGILIFATLVLTYMAVWMQKQAKSQVGAMTARIDAAVDAGNLFGLVLLAFLAVMREGFETVLFFSALVYSGQGVDLHEGLMGALAGLLVSVALVWALLRSTRKVALAPFFRWTGLLIIIIAAGLLSSAVNMLQAAGVITLWTTPVFNISHILDDRGVFGTFLRALFGYNASPAGLQLATWLAYLAVFVTIWYRNYKPKPAAGKA from the coding sequence ATGTTTGCAAGTTTCCTTATTACCCTGCGCGAGGGGCTGGAGGCCTTTCTGCTGGTTGGCATCTGCCTCTCCTACCTCGCCAAGCTGGGGGCGAGTCGCTACAACAAGTTCATCTACCTGGGGGTGGTGCTGGGCCTTGTCGCCTCTCTGGCGGTGGCCTTCCTGTTTCAGGTGGTGGTCAGCCAGTTCGAGAGCGAGCGTTACAACCATCTGCTGATGGCGGGGATCCTGATCTTCGCCACCCTGGTGCTCACCTACATGGCAGTCTGGATGCAGAAGCAGGCCAAATCCCAGGTAGGGGCCATGACGGCCCGCATCGATGCGGCGGTCGATGCGGGCAACCTGTTCGGGCTGGTGCTGCTCGCCTTCCTGGCGGTGATGCGAGAAGGCTTCGAGACGGTGCTCTTCTTCTCGGCGCTGGTCTATTCGGGCCAGGGGGTGGATCTTCACGAAGGGCTGATGGGGGCCCTGGCCGGGTTGCTGGTCTCGGTAGCCCTGGTGTGGGCGCTGCTGCGCTCCACCCGCAAGGTGGCGCTGGCCCCCTTCTTCCGCTGGACCGGCCTGCTGATCATCATCATCGCCGCCGGGCTGTTGTCGTCCGCCGTCAACATGCTGCAGGCGGCCGGGGTCATCACCCTCTGGACCACGCCGGTGTTCAACATCAGCCATATCCTCGACGATCGAGGGGTGTTCGGCACCTTCCTGCGCGCCCTGTTTGGTTACAATGCCTCCCCCGCCGGCCTGCAGCTGGCGACTTGGCTGGCTTATCTGGCGGTCTTCGTCACCATCTGGTATCGCAACTACAAGCCCAAGCCAGCCGCCGGCAAGGCATAA
- a CDS encoding NHL repeat-containing protein gives MLKSLLSCLLAGLVLLGMPLAHAQQMGSALIAYDDASSPRLLTANQGAGSVTLLARDSGERIEEAHFGGDLRQLARAPDGTLLVTDYSGDRLLLLGANLELEKAIPTGHRPYGVIFDPKRGWFWVSLFEAARLQAYDLNGTLRLDVATAETPRGLALTDDDRLLLTHAMTGQLAIYDLGKLKDPLDAATLARPRLITLAETHSATPSDSQGLPRLLDGIALSPDGSEAWLPHVLWSFDHPFQFQSTVFPAVSIIDLDEEKERVDERKQLFLQINLPNVGNRSQIVSNPFAARFAADGKRVYLTLAGSEDLLVFDLSRSGKQNSNRHRRKKFQGGAKATQLLRHLPGQNPRDLLIDGDHILVHNVMGQDLTRLASGGNGPFARVTVDVPHFARLVEQDPRPAALVRGERLFHLGNTSANGRFPMAGDNWMSCNSCHLDGFNFTNRFLMQAHRQASKDNAINGHANLTNMVAGDFIGEYLRMVQQTQGGMGHDGRDGADTVDPAHPQPEVRAMMEDLHAFVTADGNLPYLANWLRLDAPRQDPAKVPTTHPKEWLNSASCQNCHAQAFADWSDSNHRLMGNSHPYYKAVQALARQTEGEAFGQWCQGCHMPQQVLNGQTDLPKGSHMLEQGGASLIEAHRAGEPVVEEGTGCVLCHRITRLEDAGGNSAFTVNLKDRESYVFEDAPGGSARHWLAERQINARPAMHKASYQKDFYQDAALCKSCHNEFAPGTGANIVNTWDEWQNSSFARAEDPARRRSCIDCHMNPTPGKGGDAVVGQSTENGTTKSRLYRHNFTGAQHQLVGLRNPDLEQESLALLRSSAALSARIEQDAEKQALVVRVTNVGAGHALPTGVADFRELWLELTLTDAEGNIVLRSGQPVAGAVPEDARLFRKVFGDADGKPVGLKFWRYAKLLADTRIPADGWRDESWPLPADARGPFSADIRLNFRTYPKWVNDIVRATEPQLPEPPIVLLNRLQLTQLQPTPSSPDMEPER, from the coding sequence ATGTTGAAGTCGCTGTTGTCTTGCCTGCTCGCCGGTCTTGTGTTGCTCGGGATGCCGCTGGCCCACGCCCAGCAGATGGGCAGCGCCCTGATTGCCTACGACGATGCCAGCTCCCCTCGCCTGCTCACCGCCAACCAGGGCGCCGGCTCCGTCACCCTGCTGGCACGGGACAGCGGCGAGCGCATCGAAGAGGCGCATTTTGGGGGGGATCTGCGCCAGCTGGCGCGGGCCCCCGACGGCACCCTGCTGGTGACCGACTACAGCGGCGACCGCCTGCTGCTGCTGGGTGCCAACCTTGAGCTTGAAAAGGCCATCCCCACCGGCCATCGCCCCTACGGCGTCATCTTCGACCCCAAGCGAGGCTGGTTCTGGGTCAGCCTGTTCGAGGCCGCGCGGCTGCAAGCCTATGATCTGAACGGCACTCTCAGGCTGGATGTGGCGACCGCCGAAACCCCGCGCGGGCTGGCGCTCACCGATGACGATCGCCTGCTGCTGACTCACGCCATGACCGGCCAGCTGGCCATCTACGATCTCGGCAAGCTCAAAGACCCGCTCGATGCCGCGACCCTGGCCAGGCCCCGCCTGATCACCCTGGCCGAGACCCACAGCGCCACCCCCAGTGACTCTCAGGGGCTACCGCGCCTGCTGGATGGCATCGCCCTCTCCCCCGACGGCAGCGAGGCCTGGTTGCCCCATGTGCTGTGGAGCTTCGACCATCCCTTCCAGTTCCAGAGCACCGTCTTCCCTGCGGTCTCCATCATCGATCTCGATGAGGAGAAAGAGCGGGTGGATGAAAGAAAGCAGCTGTTCTTGCAGATCAACCTGCCCAATGTCGGCAACCGCAGCCAGATCGTCTCCAACCCCTTCGCCGCCCGCTTCGCCGCCGACGGCAAACGGGTCTACCTGACCCTGGCGGGCTCGGAGGATCTGCTGGTGTTCGATCTGTCCCGCAGCGGCAAGCAGAACAGCAACCGCCACCGCCGCAAGAAGTTCCAGGGCGGCGCCAAGGCGACCCAGTTGCTGCGCCACCTGCCGGGCCAGAACCCGCGGGATCTGCTCATCGATGGCGACCATATCCTGGTGCACAACGTCATGGGCCAGGATCTGACCCGCCTTGCCAGCGGCGGCAACGGCCCCTTCGCCCGGGTCACCGTCGACGTCCCCCACTTCGCCAGGCTGGTGGAACAAGATCCCCGCCCCGCCGCCCTGGTGCGCGGCGAGCGACTGTTCCATCTCGGCAACACCAGCGCCAATGGCCGCTTCCCCATGGCGGGGGACAACTGGATGAGCTGCAACTCCTGCCACCTTGACGGTTTCAACTTCACCAACCGCTTCCTGATGCAGGCCCACCGCCAAGCGAGCAAAGATAACGCCATCAACGGCCACGCCAACCTGACCAACATGGTGGCGGGGGACTTTATTGGCGAATACCTGCGCATGGTCCAGCAGACCCAGGGCGGCATGGGGCATGACGGCCGGGATGGCGCCGACACCGTGGATCCCGCCCATCCTCAGCCCGAGGTACGGGCCATGATGGAGGATCTGCACGCCTTCGTGACGGCAGATGGCAACCTGCCCTATCTCGCGAACTGGCTGCGCCTCGATGCCCCGCGTCAGGATCCGGCCAAGGTGCCCACCACCCACCCCAAGGAGTGGCTGAACTCCGCCTCCTGCCAGAACTGCCATGCCCAAGCCTTCGCGGACTGGAGCGACAGCAACCACCGCCTGATGGGCAACTCCCACCCCTACTACAAGGCGGTGCAGGCCCTGGCCCGCCAGACCGAGGGCGAGGCCTTCGGCCAGTGGTGCCAGGGCTGCCACATGCCCCAACAGGTATTGAACGGCCAGACCGACTTGCCCAAGGGCTCCCACATGCTGGAGCAGGGCGGCGCCTCCCTCATCGAGGCGCACCGGGCGGGCGAGCCCGTGGTGGAAGAGGGCACCGGCTGCGTGCTGTGCCATCGCATCACCCGACTGGAAGACGCGGGGGGCAACAGCGCCTTCACCGTCAACCTGAAAGACAGGGAGAGCTATGTGTTCGAGGACGCCCCCGGCGGCAGCGCCCGCCACTGGCTGGCCGAGCGGCAGATCAACGCCCGTCCGGCGATGCACAAGGCCTCCTATCAGAAGGATTTCTATCAGGATGCGGCGCTGTGCAAGTCCTGCCACAACGAGTTTGCTCCGGGCACAGGCGCCAACATAGTCAACACCTGGGACGAGTGGCAGAATTCGAGCTTCGCCAGGGCCGAGGATCCGGCCAGGCGTCGCAGCTGCATCGACTGCCATATGAACCCGACGCCGGGTAAGGGTGGCGATGCGGTCGTCGGTCAGTCCACCGAGAACGGCACCACGAAGAGCCGCCTCTATCGCCACAACTTCACCGGCGCCCAGCACCAGCTGGTGGGGCTGCGCAATCCGGATCTGGAGCAGGAGAGCCTGGCGCTGCTGCGCTCCAGCGCCGCCCTCAGCGCCCGCATAGAGCAGGATGCCGAGAAGCAGGCACTGGTGGTGCGCGTCACCAACGTCGGCGCCGGCCACGCCCTGCCCACCGGGGTGGCGGATTTTCGTGAGCTCTGGCTGGAGCTGACCCTCACCGACGCCGAGGGCAACATAGTGCTGCGCAGCGGCCAGCCGGTAGCCGGCGCCGTGCCGGAGGATGCCCGGCTGTTCAGGAAGGTGTTCGGCGATGCCGACGGCAAGCCGGTGGGGCTCAAGTTCTGGCGCTACGCCAAGCTGCTGGCAGACACCCGGATCCCGGCCGATGGCTGGCGTGACGAGTCCTGGCCGCTGCCCGCGGATGCCAGAGGCCCCTTCAGCGCCGACATCAGACTCAACTTCCGTACCTATCCCAAGTGGGTCAACGACATTGTGCGCGCCACCGAGCCGCAGCTGCCCGAGCCCCCCATAGTGCTACTCAACCGGCTACAGCTGACCCAGCTGCAGCCGACCCCATCCTCCCCCGACATGGAGCCTGAACGCTGA
- a CDS encoding YqhA family protein, giving the protein MRRFNFMLNGSRLMMFPFYVCILVCVALLMVKFAMQLYVLCRDIIEIHYMDLITGVLTLVDFVLVAQMLILVAICGYVQFIQTQEQREALGNNWLSKINFASLKLIVINSLVTIAGIEVLKAFLEDGVGNEVEMKWSVIVFLAFSTAALIYAITERLADHK; this is encoded by the coding sequence ATGCGTCGCTTCAACTTCATGCTCAACGGCAGCCGGCTGATGATGTTCCCTTTTTATGTCTGCATCCTGGTCTGCGTCGCCCTGCTGATGGTGAAATTTGCCATGCAGCTCTATGTCTTGTGCCGCGACATCATCGAGATCCACTACATGGATCTCATCACCGGGGTGCTGACCCTGGTGGACTTCGTACTGGTGGCCCAGATGCTGATCCTGGTGGCCATCTGCGGCTATGTGCAGTTCATCCAGACCCAGGAGCAGCGCGAGGCCCTCGGCAACAACTGGCTCAGCAAGATCAACTTCGCCTCCCTGAAGCTCATCGTCATCAACTCCCTGGTCACCATCGCCGGGATCGAGGTGCTCAAGGCCTTTCTGGAGGATGGGGTGGGCAACGAAGTGGAGATGAAGTGGTCGGTGATCGTGTTCCTCGCCTTCTCCACCGCGGCGCTGATCTATGCGATCACCGAACGCTTGGCGGATCACAAGTAG
- a CDS encoding branched-chain amino acid ABC transporter substrate-binding protein, which produces MIGVAGPFTGPNATYGDQYWHGATQAANDINAAGGINGEKIKLVQGDDACEPKQAVSVANRLVDQDKVNAVVGHFCSSSTMPASEVYNDAGIIAITPGSTNPLVTERGMSDMFRMCGRDDQQGQVASDFIIDKLKAKRVVIIHDKDTYGQGLADATKAALAKRGVKDVMYEGLSRGEKDFNALVTKIGAQKPDVVFFGGCHPEGGPLVRQMREQGVQAKFFSGDCIVNAEMVTAAGGPQYTNGIYMTFGQDPRLIPDGKAVIEQFRANKFEPEGYTLYAYASVQTIAAAFKAAGGTDSAKASAWLKANSVDTVMGKKSWDSKGDLKVSDYVVYEWDDKGTYKEVK; this is translated from the coding sequence GTGATCGGTGTTGCAGGCCCCTTCACCGGGCCGAACGCCACCTATGGCGATCAGTATTGGCACGGCGCGACTCAGGCCGCCAATGACATCAACGCCGCCGGCGGGATCAATGGCGAAAAGATCAAGCTGGTGCAGGGGGATGACGCCTGTGAACCCAAACAGGCGGTCTCCGTGGCTAACCGCTTGGTTGATCAGGATAAAGTCAATGCGGTGGTGGGGCACTTCTGCTCATCTTCCACTATGCCAGCCTCCGAGGTGTATAACGACGCTGGGATCATCGCCATCACCCCGGGCTCGACCAACCCGCTGGTCACCGAACGTGGCATGAGCGACATGTTCCGCATGTGCGGGCGTGATGACCAGCAAGGGCAGGTGGCCAGCGACTTCATCATCGACAAGCTCAAGGCCAAGCGAGTGGTGATCATTCACGATAAAGACACCTATGGGCAGGGGCTTGCCGATGCGACCAAGGCGGCGCTGGCCAAACGTGGCGTGAAGGATGTGATGTACGAGGGCTTGTCGCGCGGCGAGAAAGACTTCAATGCGCTGGTGACCAAGATAGGTGCGCAGAAACCGGACGTAGTGTTCTTCGGCGGCTGTCACCCTGAGGGGGGCCCGCTGGTACGCCAGATGCGTGAACAGGGTGTGCAGGCCAAGTTCTTCTCGGGGGACTGCATCGTCAACGCCGAGATGGTCACGGCCGCCGGCGGCCCTCAGTACACCAATGGCATCTACATGACCTTCGGTCAGGATCCCCGTCTGATCCCGGACGGCAAGGCGGTCATCGAGCAATTCCGCGCCAACAAATTTGAGCCGGAAGGCTACACCCTCTACGCCTATGCGTCTGTGCAGACCATTGCCGCGGCATTCAAGGCGGCCGGCGGCACGGACTCCGCAAAGGCCAGCGCCTGGCTGAAAGCGAACAGCGTAGATACCGTGATGGGTAAGAAGTCCTGGGACAGCAAAGGCGATCTGAAAGTCTCCGATTACGTGGTCTACGAATGGGATGACAAGGGCACATATAAAGAAGTCAAGTAA
- a CDS encoding ABC transporter permease subunit has product MMDVFFLQQLINGLTLGSVYGLIAIGYTMVYGIIGMINFAHGEVYMISAYLSAIGLALLSFFGLHSFPLLILGTLVFTIVVTGVYGWTIERIAYKPLRNSTRLAPLISAIGMSLILQNYAQISQGPRQQGVPTLLDGVFRLHLGDGFIQITYTKVFILIASFAGMLLLTWIISNTRLGRMCRAVQQDRKMASIIGINTDRIISLVFVIGAAMAGLAGVLITFNYGTFDFYVGFIIGIKAFTAAVLGGIGSLPGAMLGGLILGIAEAQFSGMVNSDYKDVFSFGLLVMILIFRPQGLLGRPIIAKV; this is encoded by the coding sequence ATGATGGATGTCTTTTTCCTGCAGCAGTTGATCAATGGATTAACGCTGGGTTCCGTCTACGGCCTGATTGCCATTGGCTACACCATGGTCTACGGCATCATCGGCATGATCAATTTCGCCCACGGCGAAGTCTATATGATATCGGCCTATCTCAGCGCCATCGGTCTGGCGCTGTTGTCATTCTTCGGGCTGCACTCTTTTCCGCTACTTATCCTCGGCACTCTGGTGTTCACCATAGTGGTGACGGGGGTATATGGCTGGACCATAGAGCGTATCGCCTATAAACCACTGCGCAACTCCACCCGTCTGGCGCCGCTTATTTCCGCCATTGGCATGTCGTTAATACTGCAAAACTACGCGCAAATCAGCCAGGGACCGCGCCAGCAAGGGGTGCCTACCTTGCTGGACGGGGTATTTCGTCTCCATCTTGGCGACGGCTTTATCCAGATAACCTACACCAAGGTGTTTATCTTGATCGCCTCCTTTGCTGGCATGTTATTGCTCACCTGGATAATCAGTAATACCAGGTTGGGACGCATGTGCCGGGCGGTGCAACAGGATCGAAAAATGGCCTCGATCATTGGCATCAATACGGATCGCATCATCTCCCTGGTGTTTGTGATTGGTGCCGCCATGGCGGGGCTTGCCGGCGTCTTGATCACCTTCAACTACGGCACCTTCGATTTCTATGTCGGCTTCATCATCGGCATCAAGGCCTTCACCGCCGCCGTGCTGGGGGGCATTGGTTCCTTGCCCGGCGCCATGCTGGGGGGCCTCATCCTCGGCATTGCCGAGGCGCAATTCTCGGGGATGGTGAATTCCGATTACAAGGATGTGTTCTCGTTCGGGCTGCTGGTGATGATCCTCATCTTTCGTCCTCAGGGGCTGCTCGGCCGCCCCATCATTGCCAAAGTGTGA
- the livM gene encoding high-affinity branched-chain amino acid ABC transporter permease LivM — protein sequence MTSQTRLQDGFSLKRCLLDAIFAGLVALIIFGPIVGVVLDGYSFNFAGQRLAWIILAVMAGRFLMSAFLTTAAGVRLLACFETDNSGVYVRDPDYKNPLRWIIPLVLALAICFPFVATKYVLTVAILGLIYVLLGLGLNIVVGLAGLLDLGYVAFYAIGAYGLALGYQYLGLGFWSMLPLVALISAAAGALLGFPVLRMHGDYLAIVTLGFGEIIRLILNNWLAFTGGPNGISAPPPTLFGLEFGRRAKEQGGVPFHEFFNLSYNPNLKFIVIYTILVLVVVWVLYVKHRLTRMPIGRAWEALREDEVACRSMGLNHVLVKLSAFTLGAATAGIAGVFFATYQGFVNPTSFTFFESALILAIVVLGGMGSTIGVVLAAFVLTVTPELLRGFAEYRVLLFGMLMVVMMIWRPRGLIRINRSGFAVRKGVAL from the coding sequence ATGACATCACAGACGAGATTGCAGGACGGTTTCTCCCTCAAGCGCTGCCTGCTGGATGCGATTTTTGCCGGGTTGGTGGCGCTGATCATCTTCGGCCCCATCGTCGGCGTGGTGCTGGATGGCTACAGCTTTAATTTCGCCGGGCAGCGACTGGCGTGGATCATCCTGGCCGTCATGGCCGGTCGTTTCCTGATGAGCGCCTTCTTGACCACGGCCGCAGGCGTTCGCCTGCTCGCCTGTTTTGAGACGGACAACTCAGGGGTCTATGTACGGGATCCGGATTACAAGAATCCCCTGCGCTGGATCATTCCGCTGGTGCTCGCGCTGGCCATCTGCTTCCCCTTCGTTGCCACCAAATATGTGCTGACCGTGGCGATCCTCGGCCTGATCTATGTGCTGCTGGGGCTGGGGTTGAATATCGTCGTTGGCCTGGCAGGCTTGCTGGATCTGGGATACGTCGCCTTCTATGCCATCGGGGCCTATGGCCTTGCGCTTGGCTATCAATATCTTGGGCTTGGGTTCTGGTCGATGTTGCCGCTGGTGGCGCTGATCTCTGCGGCGGCCGGGGCCTTGCTGGGTTTTCCGGTGTTGCGCATGCATGGGGATTACCTGGCGATTGTGACGCTCGGCTTCGGGGAGATCATTCGCCTGATCCTGAACAACTGGCTGGCGTTCACCGGTGGCCCCAACGGGATTTCTGCCCCGCCGCCAACGCTGTTTGGTCTGGAGTTCGGACGGCGGGCGAAGGAGCAGGGTGGCGTGCCCTTCCACGAGTTTTTCAACCTGAGCTACAACCCCAACCTGAAATTCATCGTTATCTACACCATTCTGGTGCTGGTGGTGGTGTGGGTGCTCTATGTCAAACATCGCCTGACTAGAATGCCGATTGGCCGCGCCTGGGAAGCACTGCGTGAGGATGAGGTCGCCTGCCGCTCCATGGGGCTGAATCATGTACTGGTCAAACTCTCCGCCTTCACGCTGGGGGCTGCGACCGCAGGGATTGCCGGGGTGTTTTTTGCCACCTATCAAGGCTTCGTCAACCCGACCTCATTCACCTTCTTCGAGTCGGCCCTGATCCTCGCCATCGTGGTGCTGGGGGGGATGGGGTCGACGATTGGCGTCGTGCTGGCGGCCTTTGTGCTGACGGTCACGCCTGAGCTGCTGCGCGGCTTCGCCGAATACCGGGTGCTGCTGTTTGGCATGTTGATGGTAGTGATGATGATCTGGCGCCCTCGCGGCCTCATTCGCATTAACCGCAGCGGCTTTGCGGTGCGAAAAGGAGTGGCGCTATGA
- a CDS encoding ABC transporter ATP-binding protein encodes MTDRTLDDMILSVEHLMISFGGIKALNDVSLEVRRGSITALIGPNGAGKTTVFNCLTGFYRASGGHIFFNARDKTTNVIQILGQKLQPGDWINPAQLGQRLFYKMFGGTHLVNRAGLARTFQNIRLFREMSVVENLLVAQHMQVNRNLLAGVLNTPAYRRAESRALDRAFYWLEVVDLVDCANRLAGEMSYGQQRRLEIARAMCTAPEMLCLDEPAAGLNPVETRTLSKIIRFLRDRHGITVLLIEHDMGMVMEISDHIIVLDHGDVIAEGKPEHIQHDDKVIAAYLGTDEDEACA; translated from the coding sequence ATGACAGACAGAACCCTTGACGACATGATCCTGAGCGTTGAGCACCTGATGATCTCCTTCGGTGGCATCAAGGCGCTCAACGACGTGAGCCTCGAGGTGCGACGGGGCTCCATCACCGCACTCATAGGCCCTAACGGCGCAGGGAAGACCACGGTGTTCAACTGCCTGACCGGCTTCTATCGGGCGTCCGGCGGCCATATTTTCTTCAACGCACGCGACAAGACGACCAATGTGATCCAGATCCTCGGCCAGAAACTCCAGCCCGGTGACTGGATCAACCCGGCCCAACTCGGCCAGCGCCTCTTCTACAAGATGTTTGGCGGTACCCATCTGGTGAACCGGGCGGGGTTGGCGCGCACCTTCCAGAATATCCGTCTGTTCCGGGAGATGTCGGTGGTGGAGAACCTGCTGGTCGCCCAGCACATGCAGGTCAACCGCAACTTGCTGGCCGGTGTACTCAACACCCCGGCATACCGGCGTGCAGAGAGTCGCGCCCTGGATCGCGCGTTTTACTGGCTCGAGGTGGTGGATCTGGTGGATTGCGCCAACCGGCTGGCGGGGGAGATGTCTTATGGGCAGCAACGCCGGCTGGAAATCGCCCGCGCCATGTGCACGGCCCCGGAAATGCTCTGCCTCGATGAACCCGCCGCCGGGCTCAACCCGGTGGAGACGCGCACCCTCAGCAAGATCATAAGGTTTCTGCGCGACCGGCACGGCATCACGGTGCTGCTGATCGAGCATGACATGGGCATGGTGATGGAGATTTCTGACCACATCATAGTGCTGGATCACGGCGACGTGATCGCAGAGGGCAAGCCTGAGCACATTCAGCATGATGACAAGGTGATTGCCGCCTATCTGGGCACCGACGAAGACGAGGCCTGCGCATGA
- a CDS encoding ABC transporter ATP-binding protein encodes MSEAMLEFRNVDVFYGAIQALKQVNLQVHQGETVALIGANGAGKSTLLMSIFGQPRIRSGQILFRGEDISHQSTHFVASAGIAQAPEGRRIFPDMTVEENLLMGTIPIGDRYAAQDLQTMFELFPRLKERRKQRAMTMSGGEQQMLAIARALMSRPKLLLLDEPSLGLAPIVVKQILQTLRELAQSGMTIFLVEQNAYHALKLSDRGYVMVNGQIRLSGSGEELLGNQDVRRAYLGGAE; translated from the coding sequence ATGAGTGAGGCGATGCTGGAGTTTCGTAACGTCGACGTTTTTTATGGTGCCATTCAGGCGCTGAAACAGGTCAACCTGCAGGTGCATCAGGGGGAAACCGTGGCGCTGATCGGTGCCAATGGCGCCGGCAAGTCCACGCTGTTGATGTCGATTTTCGGTCAGCCGCGCATTCGCAGCGGGCAGATCCTGTTTCGCGGCGAAGATATCAGCCATCAATCGACGCACTTCGTTGCCTCGGCGGGCATAGCGCAAGCGCCAGAAGGACGGCGGATCTTCCCCGACATGACGGTCGAAGAGAACCTGCTGATGGGCACCATACCGATAGGCGATCGCTATGCGGCTCAGGATCTGCAAACCATGTTCGAGCTGTTCCCGCGGTTGAAAGAGCGTCGTAAACAGCGGGCGATGACGATGTCCGGTGGGGAGCAGCAGATGCTGGCCATCGCCAGGGCGCTGATGAGCCGCCCCAAGCTGCTGTTGCTGGATGAGCCGAGTCTGGGGCTGGCCCCCATAGTGGTGAAGCAGATCCTCCAGACGCTGCGCGAGCTGGCGCAAAGCGGCATGACGATCTTTCTGGTCGAGCAGAACGCCTATCATGCGCTGAAACTGTCCGATCGTGGCTACGTGATGGTGAACGGGCAGATCCGGTTAAGCGGCAGTGGTGAGGAGTTGCTGGGCAATCAGGATGTGCGCAGAGCCTATCTGGGCGGTGCAGAATAG